A window from Citrus sinensis cultivar Valencia sweet orange chromosome 5, DVS_A1.0, whole genome shotgun sequence encodes these proteins:
- the LOC102622045 gene encoding NAC domain-containing protein 26-like isoform X3: MMSILTTICPQIYLNCNVPDGVWYLVCSKENTSAQHGQWRAKGETCEIFSNSYIIGWRTTLEFFEGQVPNERKTDWVMQEFRITQKRLYGDKKEECELCICLDNVQDSSSLCRVFLSGKQSPNHEMQQKLFSANINNETHSHSTELSFDKDKDDTRQVSIIRREVSNDGESRTSAVMERPTNHAEDNLPEADNFSEDDFLELHDLDQPLSPSSSSDNSSGMTLSSDEYFDHLALLQELEPCKNKGVGPENAEYKYSFSTSHTPNEVVIFPGSLINVEGSKPETGDIFKTESDSAMVNRTLDSRVLKQAVQGQKANYRGESPSSNSHGQTSSFNGQIALQNGEKKAAVGRMKKLKRKYFCFMPF, from the exons aattGTAATGTGCCAGATGGAGTTTGGTACCTGGTGTGCTCTAAGGAGAACACAAGTGCACAGCATGGACAATGGAGGGCTAAAGGGGAGACCTGCGAAATATTCTCAAATTCTTACATTATTGGTTGGAGAACTACACTTGAATTTTTCGAAGGTCAAGTTCCGAATGAACGTAAAACTGATTGGGTAATGCAAGAGTTCAGAATAACGCAGAAGAGATTGTATGGGGACAAAAAGGAAGAG TGTGAACTATGCATTTGTTTGGACAATGTGCAGGATTCCAGCTCACTATGCAGAGTCTTTTTGAGTGGTAAACAAAGCCCTAACCATGAAATGCAGCAGAAACTGTTTAGCGCCAATATTAACAATGAAACTCATAGTCATTCAACGGAATTAAGTTTTGACAAAGATAAGGATGATACAAGACAAGTTTCAATAATCAGACGTGAG GTGAGTAATGACGGTGAGAGTAGAACTTCGGCTGTCATGGAGAGACCAACCAATCATGCCGAGGACAACCTGCCTGAAGCTGATAATTTTTCTGAAGATGACTTCTTGGAATTACACGATCTTGATCAGCCATTATCaccttcttcaagttctgacAATTCAAGTGGCATGACCTTGTCATCGGATGAATATTTTGATCATTTAGCTTTGCTGCAAGAACTGGAACCTTGTAAAAACAAAGGTGTGGGTCCGGAGAATGCGGAATACAAGTATAGTTTCTCTACATCCCACACACCGAACGAGGTGGTTATTTTTCCAG GTTCTCTTATTAACGTTGAAGGAAGCAAGCCTGAGACTGGAGATATCTTCAAAACTGAATCTGATTCAGCCATGGTGAACAGAACTCTAGATTCCAGGGTTTTGAAGCAAGCAGTCCAAGGCCAGAAAGCAAATTACAGGGGTGAAAGTCCATCATCAAATTCTCATGGTCAGACATCATCATTTAATGGCCAAATAGCACTTCAAAATGGGGAAAAGAAGGCAGCTGTTGGCAGAATGAAGAAGCTTAAAAGGAAGTATTTCTGCTTCATGCCATTTTAA
- the LOC102622045 gene encoding NAC domain-containing protein 26-like isoform X4, with translation MSKKFMLSDGVWYLVCSKENTSAQHGQWRAKGETCEIFSNSYIIGWRTTLEFFEGQVPNERKTDWVMQEFRITQKRLYGDKKEECELCICLDNVQDSSSLCRVFLSGKQSPNHEMQQKLFSANINNETHSHSTELSFDKDKDDTRQVSIIRREVSNDGESRTSAVMERPTNHAEDNLPEADNFSEDDFLELHDLDQPLSPSSSSDNSSGMTLSSDEYFDHLALLQELEPCKNKGVGPENAEYKYSFSTSHTPNEVVIFPGSLINVEGSKPETGDIFKTESDSAMVNRTLDSRVLKQAVQGQKANYRGESPSSNSHGQTSSFNGQIALQNGEKKAAVGRMKKLKRKYFCFMPF, from the exons ATGAGTAAAAAATTCATGCTGTCAG ATGGAGTTTGGTACCTGGTGTGCTCTAAGGAGAACACAAGTGCACAGCATGGACAATGGAGGGCTAAAGGGGAGACCTGCGAAATATTCTCAAATTCTTACATTATTGGTTGGAGAACTACACTTGAATTTTTCGAAGGTCAAGTTCCGAATGAACGTAAAACTGATTGGGTAATGCAAGAGTTCAGAATAACGCAGAAGAGATTGTATGGGGACAAAAAGGAAGAG TGTGAACTATGCATTTGTTTGGACAATGTGCAGGATTCCAGCTCACTATGCAGAGTCTTTTTGAGTGGTAAACAAAGCCCTAACCATGAAATGCAGCAGAAACTGTTTAGCGCCAATATTAACAATGAAACTCATAGTCATTCAACGGAATTAAGTTTTGACAAAGATAAGGATGATACAAGACAAGTTTCAATAATCAGACGTGAG GTGAGTAATGACGGTGAGAGTAGAACTTCGGCTGTCATGGAGAGACCAACCAATCATGCCGAGGACAACCTGCCTGAAGCTGATAATTTTTCTGAAGATGACTTCTTGGAATTACACGATCTTGATCAGCCATTATCaccttcttcaagttctgacAATTCAAGTGGCATGACCTTGTCATCGGATGAATATTTTGATCATTTAGCTTTGCTGCAAGAACTGGAACCTTGTAAAAACAAAGGTGTGGGTCCGGAGAATGCGGAATACAAGTATAGTTTCTCTACATCCCACACACCGAACGAGGTGGTTATTTTTCCAG GTTCTCTTATTAACGTTGAAGGAAGCAAGCCTGAGACTGGAGATATCTTCAAAACTGAATCTGATTCAGCCATGGTGAACAGAACTCTAGATTCCAGGGTTTTGAAGCAAGCAGTCCAAGGCCAGAAAGCAAATTACAGGGGTGAAAGTCCATCATCAAATTCTCATGGTCAGACATCATCATTTAATGGCCAAATAGCACTTCAAAATGGGGAAAAGAAGGCAGCTGTTGGCAGAATGAAGAAGCTTAAAAGGAAGTATTTCTGCTTCATGCCATTTTAA